The Archangium lipolyticum genome window below encodes:
- a CDS encoding carbohydrate-binding protein has protein sequence MIRLRLLSALCAPFLLFSLAGCDAQDLAIEPSAGTPASPPDATAPTPEPTPASSPVPAPRPTSEARPSLESAPAPAQDKDVFGVTMLYPTKPGGESWMLASDALRDARFDPQQTITRNADGSWKMRSTKVRMEVFTSTGYDSRKIPTYDRDVLAGRGYMQSPNDWKNVEMTGFVKVNATGNNGDNFAWYARGGRHTDSIACEGSSYKGGLHYDGRVRWEKETWHVSYDNVPYKAATGSLKGRWVGFKSVMRNTTANGKPAVRLELWLNDTADKLTWKKVYEKLDDGSWGGDADHCGGSVPAMPITWGGPIATFRWDSATDVDFKWLSVREITE, from the coding sequence TTGATCCGACTCCGACTCCTTTCCGCCCTCTGCGCTCCCTTCCTCCTGTTCTCGCTCGCCGGCTGTGATGCACAGGACCTGGCGATCGAACCATCGGCTGGGACTCCCGCTTCCCCTCCGGACGCGACCGCTCCAACGCCCGAGCCCACTCCGGCTTCCTCTCCCGTGCCGGCGCCGCGGCCCACTTCGGAGGCGCGGCCCTCGCTCGAGTCCGCCCCAGCTCCCGCGCAGGACAAGGACGTGTTCGGCGTCACCATGCTCTACCCGACGAAGCCGGGCGGTGAGTCCTGGATGCTCGCGAGCGATGCACTGCGTGACGCGCGCTTCGATCCGCAGCAGACCATCACGCGTAACGCGGATGGCTCCTGGAAGATGCGGAGCACCAAGGTTCGCATGGAGGTGTTCACCTCCACCGGCTACGACTCGAGGAAGATCCCCACCTACGATCGGGATGTCCTCGCGGGCCGCGGCTACATGCAGTCGCCCAACGACTGGAAGAACGTGGAGATGACGGGCTTCGTGAAGGTGAACGCCACCGGCAACAACGGTGACAACTTCGCCTGGTACGCCCGCGGTGGCCGCCACACCGACTCGATCGCCTGCGAGGGCTCCTCCTACAAGGGCGGCCTGCACTACGACGGCCGCGTCCGCTGGGAGAAGGAGACCTGGCACGTGAGCTACGACAACGTGCCCTACAAGGCGGCCACCGGGTCTCTCAAGGGCCGCTGGGTGGGCTTCAAGTCCGTCATGCGCAACACCACCGCCAACGGCAAGCCCGCGGTGCGGCTCGAGCTCTGGCTCAACGACACTGCCGACAAGCTGACGTGGAAGAAGGTCTACGAGAAACTGGATGACGGTTCGTGGGGCGGAGACGCGGACCACTGCGGTGGCTCCGTACCGGCCATGCCCATCACCTGGGGTGGTCCCATCGCCACCTTCCGCTGGGACAGCGCCACGGACGTGGACTTCAAGTGGCTCAGCGTCCGTGAAATCACGGAATGA
- a CDS encoding zinc metalloprotease HtpX — protein MKNQIKTLLLLGVLSVVLISIGGALGKGFLIGALVLSLAMNVGAYFFSDKLVLTMHGAQEVSPQQAPGLHRMVEELSQRAGIPKPRVFLMNEAQPNAFATGRNPEHGVVAVTAGILEVLDERELRGVLAHELAHIKNRDILVSTIAAAVASAVTYLAHAVGFFGSMLTGRDEDGDEGLSPMQALALALVAPIAATLIQMGISRSREYLADQSGGEISGDPEALARALQKLEAGAMAMPVEGRPATASLFIVSPFAGMQSILSLFSTHPRTEERVRRLREQAARMSSGTRGWSGALPFPQ, from the coding sequence ATGAAGAATCAGATCAAGACCCTGCTGTTGCTCGGCGTGTTGTCCGTGGTGCTGATCAGCATCGGTGGAGCTCTGGGCAAGGGCTTCCTCATCGGCGCGCTGGTGCTGTCGCTGGCGATGAACGTCGGGGCCTATTTCTTCTCGGACAAGCTGGTGCTGACCATGCACGGGGCGCAGGAGGTGAGCCCCCAGCAGGCGCCTGGACTGCACCGCATGGTGGAGGAGCTGTCGCAGCGGGCGGGCATCCCCAAGCCCCGCGTCTTCTTGATGAACGAGGCCCAGCCCAACGCCTTCGCCACGGGCCGCAATCCGGAGCATGGCGTGGTGGCGGTGACGGCGGGCATCCTGGAGGTGCTCGACGAGCGGGAGCTGCGCGGGGTGCTGGCGCACGAGCTGGCGCACATCAAGAACCGGGACATCCTGGTGTCCACCATCGCCGCCGCGGTGGCCTCGGCGGTGACGTACCTGGCGCACGCGGTGGGCTTCTTCGGCTCGATGCTGACGGGCCGTGACGAGGACGGGGACGAGGGCCTGTCGCCGATGCAGGCGCTGGCGCTGGCGCTGGTGGCGCCCATCGCGGCCACGCTCATCCAGATGGGCATCTCGCGTTCGCGCGAGTACCTGGCGGACCAGTCGGGCGGGGAGATCTCCGGGGATCCGGAGGCGCTGGCGCGTGCGCTGCAGAAGCTGGAGGCCGGGGCCATGGCGATGCCGGTGGAGGGGCGGCCCGCGACCGCGAGCCTGTTCATCGTGAGCCCCTTCGCGGGGATGCAGAGCATCCTGTCGCTCTTCTCGACGCACCCGCGCACCGAGGAGCGCGTGCGCAGGCTGCGGGAGCAGGCCGCGCGGATGTCCAGCGGTACCCGGGGTTGGAGCGGCGCCCTGCCCTTCCCCCAGTAA
- a CDS encoding TerC family protein, which translates to MEMQSIGSPLLWGGFIAFVLLMLALDLGVFHRKTHEVKFKEALAWSGVWVSLALVFNLGIWWKFGATPAMQFLTGYLIEKSLSIDNIFVFVVIFSALRIPSLYQHRVLFWGILSALVLRAAMIFAGVAMLERFHWLIYVFGAFLIFTGVKLFLQRNKEEHPEDGFVMKAARRIIPSTNRFDGDHFFTLENGRKLATPLFMSLVLVELTDVLFALDSIPAIFAVTTDPFLVFTSNIFAILGLRSLFFVLAGAVEKFSYLKVGLSAVLVFVGAKMALVDVVKVPPALSLGVISLLLGGSIVASLMKARAQERLQAASGEGAPSRGRPAPAAD; encoded by the coding sequence ATGGAGATGCAGAGCATAGGAAGCCCCCTCCTCTGGGGGGGGTTCATTGCGTTCGTGCTGTTGATGCTGGCGCTGGACCTGGGCGTATTCCACCGCAAGACGCACGAGGTGAAGTTCAAGGAAGCGCTGGCATGGAGCGGGGTGTGGGTCTCGCTGGCGCTGGTGTTCAACCTGGGCATCTGGTGGAAGTTCGGCGCCACGCCGGCCATGCAGTTCCTCACCGGATACCTCATCGAGAAGTCGCTCTCGATCGACAACATCTTCGTCTTCGTCGTCATCTTCTCGGCGCTGAGGATTCCCTCGCTGTACCAGCACCGGGTGCTCTTCTGGGGCATCCTGAGCGCGCTGGTGTTGCGCGCGGCGATGATCTTCGCCGGCGTGGCGATGCTCGAGCGCTTCCACTGGCTCATCTACGTCTTCGGCGCCTTCCTCATCTTCACGGGCGTGAAGCTCTTCCTGCAGCGCAACAAGGAGGAGCACCCGGAGGACGGCTTCGTCATGAAGGCGGCGCGGCGGATCATCCCCTCCACGAACCGCTTCGATGGGGACCACTTCTTCACGCTGGAGAACGGCCGGAAGCTGGCCACGCCGCTGTTCATGTCGCTGGTGCTGGTGGAGCTGACGGACGTGCTCTTCGCGCTCGACTCCATCCCGGCCATCTTCGCGGTGACGACGGATCCCTTCCTCGTCTTCACCTCGAACATCTTCGCCATCCTCGGCCTGCGCTCGCTCTTCTTCGTGCTGGCGGGAGCAGTGGAGAAGTTCTCCTACCTGAAGGTGGGCCTGTCCGCGGTGCTGGTGTTCGTGGGCGCGAAGATGGCGCTGGTGGACGTGGTGAAGGTGCCGCCCGCGCTCTCCCTGGGTGTCATCAGCCTGCTGCTGGGCGGCTCCATCGTGGCCTCGCTGATGAAGGCGAGGGCGCAGGAGCGGCTCCAGGCCGCCTCGGGTGAGGGCGCGCCTTCACGGGGCCGGCCGGCGCCCGCCGCCGACTAG
- a CDS encoding DUF4265 domain-containing protein, producing the protein MSQVKLRVPGESKEEVLSVQELGPNRYRLLSAPLWVPGLAAEDEFELSDADPRGYRILKPGGNLCIWFRMPPEIAEKHELVVDALDGGLEWIGGRLDGRAGSAFSFTLAASVDRPVYAKAFDGAVARVPGSSWMISNA; encoded by the coding sequence ATGAGTCAGGTGAAGCTGCGCGTTCCGGGTGAGTCGAAGGAAGAGGTGCTCTCCGTACAGGAGCTCGGACCCAACCGCTACCGGCTGCTGAGCGCGCCGCTGTGGGTGCCCGGGCTGGCCGCCGAGGACGAGTTCGAGCTCTCCGACGCGGATCCCCGGGGCTACCGCATCCTGAAGCCGGGTGGAAACCTGTGCATCTGGTTCCGCATGCCGCCCGAGATCGCGGAGAAGCACGAGCTGGTGGTGGACGCGCTGGATGGTGGGTTGGAGTGGATCGGCGGGCGGCTGGATGGCAGGGCCGGCTCGGCGTTCTCCTTCACGCTCGCGGCCTCCGTGGACAGGCCCGTCTACGCCAAGGCCTTCGACGGGGCCGTGGCCCGGGTGCCGGGCTCCAGCTGGATGATCAGCAACGCCTAG
- a CDS encoding SCP2 sterol-binding domain-containing protein: protein MATFPSKQWCEEAVRLVNEDPERSLAAQGWIGEIGIIVDAEPGKLPRPFVVHVVPRDARIEKLRVLDDPDDLDEIEPAYLARAPYTVWKELLKGSLDPVEAVLRRRIAVKGDLQQLIERLRFKGIADRVFAQLKTEYLDEQ from the coding sequence ATGGCGACGTTCCCGTCCAAGCAGTGGTGTGAGGAGGCGGTACGGCTGGTGAACGAGGATCCGGAGCGCTCGCTGGCCGCCCAGGGCTGGATCGGTGAGATCGGGATCATCGTCGACGCCGAGCCGGGCAAGTTGCCGCGCCCCTTCGTGGTGCACGTGGTGCCGCGCGACGCTCGTATCGAGAAGCTTCGGGTGCTGGATGATCCGGACGATCTGGACGAGATCGAGCCGGCCTACCTGGCCCGGGCGCCGTACACGGTGTGGAAGGAGCTGCTCAAGGGCAGCCTGGATCCCGTGGAGGCGGTGCTTCGGCGGCGCATCGCGGTGAAGGGTGACTTGCAGCAGCTCATCGAGCGCTTGCGGTTCAAGGGCATCGCGGATCGCGTCTTCGCCCAGTTGAAGACGGAGTACCTGGACGAGCAGTGA
- a CDS encoding Hsp70 family protein, producing the protein MADRPRIIGIDLGTTNTLVASVKNRIPKIVPTDRGNLILPSVVALSAKGDLLVGGVAKDQMVTNPKNTLYGTKRLIGRKYQSKVVDDLKGYFKYDIVEGADGEAAVMLGGKVYSLPEVSSFILKQLKTIAEQFLGGPIDEAVISVPAYYTDSQRQAVKEAGKLAGFNVKRIVNEPTAAALAYGFNRGLDQKILVYDLGGGTFDVSVLHLTGNVFEVLATGGDTFLGGVDFDNRVMDYVLEKFWEETRIDLSQSPIAMQRIKNAAEAAKIDLTLIPNVVIDLPYIEERKGKPIDLRIPLTRENLNALTMDLVDRTFEICDRVLAEKSISRSEIDEIILVGGQSRMPLVQQRIQEHFGKPPRKGVHPDECVALGAALLADSLGSIDSVTLLDAVSMPIGYALPNGRVRRVIEKNSLIPLVKSFRLPPPKEPGAPFIEMDIFQGDSDLMVDNEYLGTLKVPAESAGRKIDFRLNEECLLQVIVEEPSGPRRIELATRDTPELLKKELARLAEEKAQKAEQAAASPSSQQEGSGLFSSIKSIFRRG; encoded by the coding sequence ATGGCGGACAGACCTCGAATCATCGGGATTGATCTGGGAACGACCAATACTCTGGTCGCGTCCGTGAAGAACCGCATCCCGAAGATCGTCCCCACGGATCGCGGCAATCTGATCCTGCCTTCCGTGGTGGCGCTCTCCGCCAAGGGGGACCTGCTGGTCGGCGGCGTGGCCAAGGACCAGATGGTCACCAACCCGAAGAACACGCTCTACGGGACCAAGCGGCTCATCGGCCGCAAGTACCAGTCCAAGGTCGTCGATGACCTGAAGGGTTACTTCAAGTACGACATCGTCGAGGGCGCGGACGGGGAAGCGGCCGTGATGCTGGGTGGCAAGGTGTACTCGCTGCCCGAGGTGTCCAGCTTCATCCTCAAGCAGCTCAAGACGATCGCCGAACAGTTCCTTGGCGGCCCCATCGACGAGGCCGTCATCTCCGTGCCGGCGTACTACACGGACAGCCAGCGGCAGGCGGTGAAGGAGGCCGGCAAGCTGGCGGGCTTCAACGTCAAGCGCATCGTCAACGAGCCCACCGCGGCCGCGCTGGCCTATGGCTTCAACCGCGGGCTGGATCAGAAGATCCTCGTCTACGACCTGGGCGGCGGCACCTTCGACGTCTCCGTGCTCCACCTGACGGGCAACGTCTTCGAGGTGCTGGCCACCGGCGGCGATACCTTCCTGGGCGGTGTCGACTTCGACAACCGGGTGATGGACTACGTGCTCGAGAAGTTCTGGGAGGAGACCCGGATCGATCTCTCGCAGAGCCCCATCGCCATGCAGCGCATCAAGAACGCGGCCGAGGCGGCGAAGATCGACCTCACGCTCATCCCCAACGTGGTCATCGACCTGCCCTACATCGAGGAGCGCAAGGGCAAGCCGATCGACCTGCGCATCCCCCTCACGCGCGAGAACCTCAACGCGCTCACCATGGACCTGGTCGACCGCACCTTCGAGATCTGCGACCGGGTCCTGGCGGAGAAGAGCATCAGCCGCTCGGAGATCGACGAGATCATCCTCGTGGGCGGGCAGAGCCGCATGCCCCTGGTGCAGCAGCGCATCCAGGAGCACTTCGGCAAGCCGCCTCGCAAGGGCGTGCACCCGGACGAGTGCGTGGCCCTGGGCGCCGCGCTGCTGGCGGACTCGCTGGGCTCCATCGACTCGGTGACGCTGCTGGATGCGGTGTCCATGCCCATCGGCTATGCGCTGCCCAACGGGCGCGTGCGCCGGGTCATCGAGAAGAACTCCCTCATCCCGCTGGTGAAGAGCTTCCGGCTGCCACCGCCGAAGGAGCCGGGCGCGCCCTTCATCGAGATGGACATCTTCCAGGGCGACAGCGACCTGATGGTGGACAACGAGTACCTGGGCACCCTGAAGGTTCCGGCCGAGTCGGCGGGGCGGAAGATCGACTTCCGGCTCAACGAGGAGTGTCTGCTGCAGGTGATCGTCGAGGAGCCCAGCGGCCCCCGGCGCATCGAGCTGGCTACCCGGGACACCCCGGAGCTGCTCAAGAAGGAACTGGCCCGGCTGGCCGAGGAAAAGGCCCAGAAGGCCGAGCAGGCGGCGGCCTCGCCGTCATCCCAGCAGGAGGGCAGCGGATTGTTCTCCAGCATCAAGAGCATCTTCCGTAGGGGGTAG